Proteins encoded within one genomic window of Vitis riparia cultivar Riparia Gloire de Montpellier isolate 1030 unplaced genomic scaffold, EGFV_Vit.rip_1.0 scaffold808_pilon_pilon, whole genome shotgun sequence:
- the LOC117910675 gene encoding 40S ribosomal protein S12-like — MLVVGRGHAADARNSGASRSLPRKIETGGKKGGFWLQAGDPELRAEEEKLRAEESGDLQRTKTISDREDRSAVVDEAAGAPLGETLDLMTALQFVLRKSLAHGGLVRGHHEGAKVIEKHAAQLCVLADDCNQPGHIKRVTALRADHNVSLKSVPSAKTLGE; from the exons ATGCTGGTGGTTGGCAGGGGACATGCTGCTGATGCGAGGAACAGTGGGGCAAGTAGAAGCTTGCCaaggaagatagaaacaggagGGAAAAAAGGAGGGTTTTGGCTTCAAGCGGGTGATCCGGAGTTGAGGGCAGAGGAAGAGAAGTTGAGAGCAGAGGAGAGTGGCGACTTGCAGAGAACCAAAACGATTTCGGATCGAGAGGATCGCTCAG CTGTGGTGGATGAGGCTGCTGGTGCCCCTCTGGGTGAGACCTTGGACCTCATGACAGCTTTGCAGTTTGTCCTGAGGAAATCATTGGCTCATGGTGGACTTGTACGAGGCCACCATGAAGGTGCTAAGGTGATTGAGAAGCACGCTGCCCAGCTCTGTGTACTGGCGGATGACTGCAACCAGCCTGGCCATATTAAACGTGTCACAGCGCTTCGTGCTGATCATAATGTCAGCCTTAAATCAGTGCCTAGTGCCAAAACTCTTGGCGAATAG
- the LOC117910678 gene encoding UDP-glycosyltransferase 83A1-like: MGKPHILAVPLPAQGHVLPLMELSLCLAKQGLRVTFVNTQFIHERLVNALMERDNLGDQFRLVSIPDGLTDADRIVPGKLSEAIWGIMGEKLEELIGMIKRAGDDVSCVVADRDVGSALEVAAKMGIRRAAFCPMAAIFTPLVFSIPKLINDGIIDNEGTPIKGQEIQFLPTNIPAINTKDFPWVRHGNLTMQKLMFKLIVRNNEAVKKADWLICNSAYDLEPAAFALAPEIIPVGPLLARNRLGNSEGSLWPEDSTCLKWLDQHPPCSVIYVAFGSLTIFEEKQFKELALGLELSNMPFLWVVRPNSIDCTKVAYPEGFQDRIANRGKIVGWAPQQKVLSHPSVACFLSHCGWNSTIEGVSNGVSFLCWPYSVDQFLNERCISDVWKVGLGFNPDARGIITREEIKHKVEQLLGDENFRIRASNLKESAMNCVREGGSSYNNLQRFIQWLKA; this comes from the exons ATGGGTAAACCACATATTCTAGCTGTACCTCTTCCAGCGCAAGGCCATGTACTTCCTCTAATGGAGCTGTCTCTATGCTTAGCCAAACAAGGGTTGAGAGTCACATTTGTGAACACACAGTTCATTCATGAGAGGCTGGTGAATGCATTGATGGAGAGGGATAACTTAGGAGATCAATTCCGTCTGGTTTCGATCCCAGATGGATTGACCGATGCCGACAGAATTGTTCCAGGGAAGTTAAGTGAAGCAATCTGGGGGATTATGGGCGAGAAGCTGGAGGAGCTCATTGGAATGATCAAAAGAGCTGGTGATGACGTCTCTTGCGTGGTAGCCGATCGGGATGTGGGGAGTGCCCTGGAAGTTGCCGCAAAGATGGGAATTCGGCGAGCTGCCTTCTGTCCCATGGCAGCCATATTCACGCCCTTGGTATTTAGCATTCCCAAGCTCATTAATGATGGAATCATAGATAATGAAG GAACTCCAATAAAGGGCCAGGAGATTCAATTTTTGCCAACCAATATTCCTGCCATTAATACTAAAGACTTCCCGTGGGTTCGACATGGTAACTTAACCATGCAGAAACTTATGTTTAAACTTATAGTCAGAAATAACGAAGCTGTGAAAAAGGCAGACTGGCTGATTTGCAACTCAGCTTATGATTTAGAGCCTGCAGCATTTGCCTTGGCTCCGGAGATCATACCCGTAGGCCCACTCTTGGCACGCAATCGGCTTGGTAATTCGGAAGGAAGCTTGTGGCCAGAAGATTCGACTTGTTTGAAATGGCTAGATCAACACCCACCCTGCTCTGTCATATATGTTGCTTTTGGCAGTCTGACAATTTTTGAGGAGAAGCAGTTCAAGGAACTGGCACTGGGACTTGAACTCTCCAACATGCCATTTCTGTGGGTTGTGAGACCAAATAGTATTGACTGTACCAAGGTTGCCTACCCAGAGGGATTTCAAGACAGAATAGCCAACCGGGGGAAGATTGTGGGCTGGGCTCCTCAACAGAAAGTTCTGAGTCATCCTTCTGTTGCTTGCTTCTTAAGCCACTGTGGTTGGAATTCTACCATAGAAGGTGTAAGCAATGGGGTCTCTTTCTTGTGCTGGCCTTACTCAGTCGACCAGTTTCTTAATGAGAGATGCATTTCTGATGTTTGGAAGGTTGGATTGGGGTTTAATCCAGACGCGAGGGGGATCATCACGCGTGAGGAAATTAAACATAAGGTGGAGCAGCTGCTTGGTGACGAAAATTTTAGGATAAGGGCTTCAAATCTCAAGGAATCGGCCATGAATTGCGTGAGAGAAGGTGGCTCCTCCTATAATAATCTCCAGCGTTTCATTCAATGGCTGAAGGCATAA